From Saccharothrix espanaensis DSM 44229, the proteins below share one genomic window:
- a CDS encoding helix-turn-helix transcriptional regulator, which yields MIFGRSAERARIDGLLADARRGAGGALVIRGEAGIGKTALLDHAADAGLRVLRGVGIESEVEVPFAGLHLLLHPYLDHLDALPGPQGNALRAAFGLVDSETVERFLIGAATLSLLSELAGDGPVLCLVDDAQWFDQASADALLFAARRLRQEPVAVLFAVRDGSAHFPAEGIDTVVLPALDRDSAIAMLNERAGGLADPTRARVLAEARGNPLAIIEFTAALTDRQHGGWSLPVEPLPVAKQVQDAFRARIDELPPPTRHLLLLAAADDTADLAVLLRAAERLGLTAADLEPAENAHLLELSAHTVTFRHPLIRAAAHQGAPRALRLAAHQALADTLTGDQYADRRAWHLAAATTAPDEEVANALEQAARRAGQRGGQAAVANALDRAAQLSTDPVLRARRQVGAARAAYDVSRLDRAAELAAAAADVTTDESLLAEAAWIQAQVAYERDTPATAAALMLAGTAPIVGSHPEQAVSILTDAIGCAKDAGAHDLIHQAAHLLATVSLPQNSPLHPVVTGMIGLNTHLTPTSSSSPTLSPSSSGITPSSGISDMRRLISATQQGQITGLVERVLAGYLALITADDETALGILTALAADARRQGALAWLPYAQEPLAIAQLLQGRFRDAGTTAAEAQAVSIDLGQETQALIMNAIPAWLAAVADDEATCRAHAEPILRNEAKHPTNAALATWALGLLVLGQGHFEVATEILDTVCTGPARQDFLIRAIPDHVEAAVRSGNLPHAAHHLPALDTWADQTGQPHAAALSHRCHALLATGPTARHHYETALRLHHNTNHPYDQARTALLFGSWLRRQRHRTEAHTHLANALADFEHLEAHAWAARSRAELATLGTRPTARIQAQDPAARLTPQELQVARLAADGLSNRDIAAQLFLSPRTVGHHLYRTYPKLGITKRTELTQFTL from the coding sequence GTGATTTTCGGGCGGTCGGCCGAACGAGCCCGGATCGACGGCCTGCTGGCCGACGCCCGCCGAGGGGCCGGCGGGGCGCTGGTGATCCGGGGCGAGGCGGGGATCGGCAAGACCGCGCTGCTCGACCACGCCGCCGACGCCGGACTCCGGGTGCTGCGCGGCGTGGGGATCGAGTCCGAGGTCGAGGTGCCGTTCGCCGGCCTGCACCTGCTGCTGCACCCGTACCTGGACCACCTCGACGCGCTCCCGGGCCCGCAGGGCAACGCGCTGCGAGCCGCGTTCGGGCTGGTCGACAGCGAGACCGTCGAACGGTTCCTGATCGGTGCCGCCACCCTGTCGCTGCTGTCCGAACTGGCCGGCGACGGCCCGGTGTTGTGCCTGGTCGACGACGCCCAGTGGTTCGACCAGGCGTCCGCCGACGCGCTGCTGTTCGCCGCCCGGCGGCTGCGGCAGGAGCCGGTGGCCGTGCTGTTCGCCGTGCGTGACGGGTCCGCGCACTTCCCCGCGGAGGGCATCGACACGGTCGTGCTGCCGGCGTTGGACCGTGACAGCGCGATCGCCATGCTCAACGAGCGCGCGGGCGGCCTCGCCGACCCGACCAGGGCCCGCGTGCTGGCCGAGGCGAGGGGCAACCCGCTGGCCATCATCGAGTTCACCGCCGCGCTCACCGACCGTCAGCACGGCGGGTGGTCACTGCCCGTCGAACCGCTCCCCGTCGCCAAGCAGGTCCAGGACGCCTTCCGGGCCCGCATCGACGAACTGCCCCCGCCGACCAGGCACCTGCTGCTGCTGGCCGCGGCCGACGACACCGCCGACCTCGCGGTGCTCCTGCGCGCCGCCGAACGGCTCGGTCTGACGGCGGCCGACCTGGAACCGGCGGAGAACGCCCACCTGCTCGAACTGTCCGCGCACACCGTCACGTTCCGGCACCCGCTGATCCGGGCCGCCGCCCACCAAGGCGCGCCGCGCGCCCTGCGCCTGGCCGCGCACCAGGCGCTCGCCGACACCCTGACCGGCGACCAGTACGCCGACCGCCGTGCCTGGCACCTGGCCGCCGCGACCACGGCCCCGGACGAGGAGGTCGCGAACGCACTCGAACAAGCGGCCCGACGTGCGGGCCAACGAGGCGGGCAGGCCGCCGTGGCGAACGCGCTGGACCGTGCCGCCCAACTCAGCACCGACCCCGTCCTGCGCGCGCGCCGTCAGGTGGGTGCGGCGAGAGCCGCGTACGACGTGAGCCGCCTCGACCGTGCCGCCGAACTCGCCGCCGCGGCGGCGGACGTCACCACCGACGAGTCGCTGCTGGCGGAGGCAGCGTGGATCCAGGCGCAGGTCGCGTACGAACGTGACACCCCGGCCACCGCCGCCGCCCTGATGCTGGCCGGCACGGCCCCCATCGTCGGTTCCCACCCAGAACAGGCCGTGTCGATCCTGACCGACGCCATCGGCTGCGCCAAGGACGCCGGCGCCCACGACCTGATCCACCAAGCCGCCCACCTGCTAGCAACCGTGTCACTACCCCAGAACTCCCCCCTGCACCCAGTAGTAACCGGCATGATCGGCCTGAACACCCACCTAACCCCCACCTCTTCGTCCTCCCCCACCCTGTCGCCCTCCTCCTCCGGAATCACCCCCTCCTCCGGAATCTCCGACATGCGACGCCTGATCAGCGCCACCCAACAGGGCCAGATCACCGGCTTGGTGGAACGAGTGCTGGCCGGCTACCTGGCCCTGATCACGGCCGACGACGAGACAGCGCTGGGAATCCTGACCGCCCTGGCCGCCGACGCACGCCGGCAAGGCGCACTGGCCTGGCTCCCGTACGCACAGGAACCCCTCGCCATCGCCCAACTGCTCCAAGGCCGATTCCGCGACGCGGGCACCACCGCGGCCGAAGCGCAGGCCGTGTCCATTGACCTGGGCCAGGAAACGCAGGCGCTGATCATGAACGCCATCCCGGCCTGGCTGGCAGCGGTAGCCGACGACGAGGCCACCTGCCGTGCCCACGCCGAACCCATCCTCCGCAACGAGGCCAAACACCCCACCAACGCCGCACTGGCCACGTGGGCCCTGGGCCTACTGGTACTAGGCCAAGGCCACTTCGAGGTGGCGACCGAAATCCTCGACACGGTGTGCACAGGCCCCGCCCGCCAAGACTTCCTGATCCGAGCCATCCCAGACCACGTAGAAGCAGCAGTACGCAGCGGCAACCTTCCGCATGCCGCCCACCACCTACCCGCCCTGGACACCTGGGCAGACCAAACAGGCCAACCACACGCAGCCGCCCTGTCCCACCGCTGCCACGCCCTACTGGCGACCGGCCCCACCGCCCGTCACCACTACGAAACAGCGCTACGCCTGCACCACAACACAAACCACCCGTACGACCAGGCTCGGACGGCACTCCTATTCGGCTCATGGCTACGCCGCCAACGCCACCGAACCGAAGCGCACACCCACCTGGCGAACGCACTAGCCGATTTCGAACACCTGGAAGCCCACGCCTGGGCCGCAAGATCAAGGGCGGAACTGGCCACCCTGGGCACCCGCCCAACAGCCCGAATCCAAGCGCAAGACCCCGCAGCCCGCCTTACCCCCCAGGAACTCCAAGTAGCCCGCCTGGCAGCCGACGGCCTGAGCAACAGGGACATAGCAGCCCAACTCTTCCTGAGCCCCCGAACCGTAGGCCACCACCTCTACCGCACCTACCCGAAACTCGGCATAACCAAGCGAACCGAACTGACCCAGTTCACCCTCTGA
- a CDS encoding DUF4240 domain-containing protein, whose product MTNPTQHPSQSHTPPASPETTTSGNEVPRVTEDDFDQADVDRFWRTVDAAGRDRKRLHAALMSMPKEEVHQFQDIFIEMAVELRGEPYTSHVAPDESEDDIEDSSNWVVSQGREQYETVLADPSLMPAQVEVDDPTILFPVAFDVYWQRFGEQLDVM is encoded by the coding sequence CTGACCAACCCCACCCAGCACCCAAGCCAAAGCCACACCCCACCAGCGTCACCAGAAACAACAACTAGCGGCAACGAGGTACCCAGAGTAACTGAGGACGACTTCGACCAAGCGGACGTCGACCGATTCTGGCGCACCGTCGACGCCGCCGGACGGGACCGGAAGCGCCTGCACGCTGCTCTGATGTCGATGCCCAAGGAAGAAGTCCACCAGTTCCAGGACATCTTCATCGAGATGGCGGTGGAACTACGCGGCGAGCCGTACACGTCCCACGTCGCGCCCGACGAGTCCGAAGACGACATCGAAGACTCCTCCAACTGGGTGGTAAGCCAGGGCCGCGAGCAGTACGAGACGGTGCTCGCCGACCCCAGCCTGATGCCCGCCCAAGTCGAGGTGGACGATCCGACGATCCTCTTCCCGGTCGCCTTCGACGTCTACTGGCAGCGCTTCGGCGAGCAACTCGACGTGATGTGA
- the lysA gene encoding diaminopimelate decarboxylase produces the protein MTLTELLPSLGCSVSAQADPRLWPGVSDRRLGWIAATFGTPTYVLDENVVREQCRRFRDALPGARVAFASKALSCKAVVRWVLEEGLSLDVCSAGELAVARAVGFPAERVLLHGNAKTPEDLKAAQAYGVGRIVVDSLHEIDLLTDQRVLLRVMPGIAADTHPSLATGVDGQKFGLSASEVEEAVRRIDARPDLTLEGLHCHVGSQIRHVATFEQAARRMVALIARLGRSIRELDLGGGFAVPYTSAEPDFDLTGYADRVTRAIRYECARHRVPVPELIIEPGRAIVARAGVTLYRVTSVKHPFVAVDGGMSDNARPALYQARYQPRLLRIGPTAPMTLVGRHCEAGDVLAADVPLPRDVHPGDVVAVPVTGAYHHSLASNYNQVGRPALVGVRDGLTRVLVRAETEEDLLRRDVG, from the coding sequence ATGACGTTGACGGAGTTGTTGCCCTCGTTGGGGTGTTCGGTGTCCGCCCAGGCCGATCCCCGGTTGTGGCCCGGTGTGTCGGATCGGCGGTTGGGGTGGATCGCCGCCACGTTCGGGACGCCCACGTACGTGCTCGACGAGAACGTCGTGCGGGAGCAGTGCCGGCGCTTCCGGGACGCGTTGCCGGGTGCCCGGGTCGCCTTCGCGAGCAAGGCGCTCAGTTGCAAGGCCGTGGTGCGATGGGTGCTTGAGGAGGGGCTGTCCTTGGACGTGTGCTCCGCCGGGGAGCTCGCGGTGGCTCGGGCGGTCGGGTTTCCGGCGGAGCGGGTTCTGTTGCACGGCAACGCCAAGACGCCCGAGGACCTCAAGGCCGCCCAGGCCTACGGGGTGGGGCGGATCGTGGTCGACTCGCTGCACGAGATCGACCTGCTGACCGACCAGCGCGTGCTGCTCCGGGTGATGCCCGGGATCGCCGCCGACACCCACCCGTCGCTGGCCACCGGTGTCGACGGGCAGAAGTTCGGGCTCTCCGCGAGCGAGGTCGAGGAGGCCGTCCGGCGGATCGACGCACGTCCGGACCTCACCCTGGAGGGTCTGCACTGCCACGTCGGGTCGCAGATCCGGCACGTCGCCACGTTCGAGCAGGCCGCTCGGCGGATGGTGGCGCTGATCGCCCGGTTGGGGCGGTCGATCCGGGAGTTGGACCTCGGGGGTGGGTTCGCTGTCCCGTACACGAGCGCCGAACCCGATTTCGACCTGACGGGGTACGCCGATCGGGTCACGCGGGCGATTCGGTACGAGTGCGCGCGACACCGCGTGCCTGTTCCGGAGCTGATCATCGAGCCCGGTCGGGCGATTGTGGCGCGCGCTGGTGTGACCCTCTACCGGGTTACCAGCGTCAAGCACCCGTTCGTCGCGGTCGACGGCGGGATGAGCGACAACGCACGTCCCGCGCTCTACCAGGCCCGCTACCAGCCACGACTGCTGCGGATCGGGCCCACTGCGCCGATGACTTTGGTCGGGCGGCACTGCGAGGCCGGTGACGTGTTGGCGGCAGACGTCCCGCTTCCGAGGGACGTTCACCCTGGCGACGTGGTCGCGGTCCCGGTGACGGGTGCCTACCACCACTCGCTCGCGTCGAACTACAACCAGGTGGGCCGTCCCGCGCTCGTCGGAGTACGGGACGGCCTTACGCGTGTTCTGGTTCGAGCGGAGACAGAGGAAGATCTGCTTCGCCGGGACGTGGGGTAA
- a CDS encoding alkaline phosphatase family protein, giving the protein MLDGDSAGYEGSDEKVAVDAEKHLANDPADASFVYFGQTDIAGHNHGADSAQYQATLRTDDALIGRLLRAIESRPSYSNEDWLIMLTTDHGHTASGGHGGDTPEERMTYVIAAGGGVPTGTPNAQPKIVDIAATALRHLGVAASLDGYALRSAPADPFDSVTLKPRQDETGVPASVLGWTHQGPAGWSVRTTAPQGVAEWQGWSFTTDDFWTRAAPGQQREANVRARGVFAVADPDEWDDKGSPSSSGKFDSTLVSPGYDVDGASAVTLKFGSHYRHENPQRAAVTVAFDGGAERTVLSYGSGTADVLAGTVSLNVSVPNGARNMVVSWRLYDAGNNWYWAVDAPTVTR; this is encoded by the coding sequence GTGCTCGACGGCGACAGCGCCGGTTACGAGGGTTCGGACGAGAAGGTCGCCGTGGACGCCGAGAAGCACCTCGCGAACGACCCGGCGGACGCGTCGTTCGTCTACTTCGGCCAGACGGACATCGCGGGCCACAACCACGGCGCGGACTCCGCGCAGTACCAGGCGACGCTGCGCACCGACGACGCGCTGATCGGACGTCTGCTGCGCGCGATCGAGTCGCGCCCGTCTTACAGCAACGAAGACTGGCTCATCATGCTCACCACCGACCACGGCCACACGGCGTCCGGTGGGCACGGCGGGGACACGCCGGAAGAGCGCATGACGTACGTGATCGCCGCGGGCGGCGGTGTGCCCACGGGGACGCCTAACGCACAGCCGAAGATCGTGGACATCGCAGCGACCGCGCTGCGGCACCTCGGTGTCGCGGCGTCGTTGGACGGCTACGCGCTCAGGTCCGCACCGGCCGACCCGTTCGACTCGGTGACGTTGAAGCCGCGCCAGGACGAGACGGGCGTGCCCGCGTCCGTGCTCGGCTGGACCCACCAGGGCCCGGCGGGGTGGAGCGTGCGGACCACCGCGCCGCAGGGCGTGGCCGAATGGCAGGGTTGGTCGTTCACCACGGACGACTTCTGGACCAGGGCCGCGCCCGGCCAGCAGCGCGAGGCGAACGTGCGGGCGCGCGGCGTGTTCGCGGTCGCAGACCCCGACGAGTGGGACGACAAGGGCTCGCCGTCGTCGTCCGGCAAGTTCGACTCGACTCTCGTGTCGCCCGGTTACGACGTCGACGGCGCGTCAGCGGTGACGCTGAAGTTCGGCTCCCACTACCGCCACGAGAACCCGCAGCGCGCTGCGGTGACCGTGGCGTTCGACGGCGGCGCGGAACGCACTGTGTTGTCTTACGGCTCCGGGACGGCCGATGTGCTCGCGGGCACCGTGTCATTGAACGTCTCAGTGCCCAACGGCGCACGGAACATGGTCGTGTCCTGGCGCCTGTACGACGCCGGAAACAACTGGTACTGGGCCGTGGACGCCCCCACCGTAACCCGCTAG
- a CDS encoding alkaline phosphatase family protein, which produces MRGKLALVLALAAAVVAVPAANAAPIVPKVLLIGLDGARYDKLLAADTPNVHALAQRGFSSRSALYGSGMASTLSGPGWSSILTGVWPDKHKVKDNSFSGNVLTNFPS; this is translated from the coding sequence GTGCGAGGCAAACTCGCGTTGGTGCTGGCACTAGCTGCGGCGGTAGTGGCCGTGCCGGCCGCGAACGCAGCACCGATAGTGCCGAAGGTGCTCCTCATCGGCCTCGACGGGGCGCGTTACGACAAACTGCTCGCCGCTGACACGCCTAACGTGCACGCGTTGGCACAACGGGGTTTCTCGTCCCGCAGCGCGCTCTACGGCTCCGGCATGGCGTCCACGCTCAGCGGCCCCGGCTGGTCAAGCATCCTGACCGGCGTGTGGCCCGACAAGCACAAGGTGAAGGACAACTCCTTCTCCGGCAACGTCCTCACGAACTTCCCGAGCTAG
- a CDS encoding GNAT family N-acetyltransferase, giving the protein MTANIRIEPWSDEGLELLHRLNTPEMTTHLGGPESEEKVASRHQRYLTLGNGRMYRVMVTGEVDGTTDGGDDVAVGLAAGAVAGSVGFWEKEWQGATVHEVGWSVLPEFQGRGVAVAAATAAVDQARRAAPDRWVRAFPSVDHGASNAVCRRIGLVLQGEVEFEYPPGRFMRCNDWGLAP; this is encoded by the coding sequence ATGACCGCGAACATCCGCATCGAACCCTGGTCCGACGAGGGCCTGGAGCTGCTGCACCGGCTCAACACGCCGGAGATGACGACCCACCTCGGCGGACCGGAGTCCGAGGAAAAGGTCGCTTCCCGGCACCAGCGCTACCTCACGCTGGGCAACGGGCGGATGTACCGGGTCATGGTGACCGGCGAGGTGGACGGCACGACGGACGGCGGAGACGACGTGGCGGTGGGCTTGGCGGCCGGCGCTGTGGCGGGCAGCGTGGGGTTCTGGGAGAAGGAGTGGCAGGGCGCGACGGTGCACGAGGTCGGCTGGAGCGTGCTGCCGGAGTTCCAGGGCCGAGGGGTGGCCGTTGCGGCGGCTACGGCAGCTGTGGACCAGGCCCGGCGGGCCGCGCCGGACCGGTGGGTACGCGCGTTCCCGTCCGTCGACCACGGGGCGTCCAACGCGGTGTGCCGTCGGATCGGGCTCGTTCTCCAGGGCGAGGTCGAGTTCGAGTACCCGCCCGGCCGCTTCATGCGGTGCAACGACTGGGGGCTGGCGCCGTGA
- the dusB gene encoding tRNA dihydrouridine synthase DusB, which yields MLSAAPTLKIGPYAVDPAVVLAPMAGITNVAFRQLCREFGSPTSLYVCEMITARAIVERDSKTMEMITFGEHEHPRSLQLYGVEPTSMSEATKLIVGEDRADHIDMNFGCPVPKVTRKGGGAALPYKRQLFRQIVRAAVRAAEPAGVPVTVKFRIGIDDEHLTYLDAGRIAEDEGARAVALHARTAAQRYSGQADWTAIARLKEAVTSVPVLGNGDIFSAQDALDMVARTGCDGVVVGRGCLGRPWLFGELQAAFRGEPVPVGPSLGRVAEILGRHGRLLAAHLGEEKGLRDLRKHMAWYLKGFPVGAELRRSLAMVSTLTELDDLLGGLDPEAAFPPDAEGPRGRQGSPAKVVLPEGWLDDPEDAMTPSAEDMHSGG from the coding sequence GTGCTCTCGGCAGCCCCCACGTTGAAGATCGGCCCGTACGCGGTCGATCCCGCCGTCGTGCTCGCGCCCATGGCGGGCATCACCAACGTGGCGTTCAGGCAGCTCTGCCGCGAGTTCGGCAGCCCCACCTCGCTCTACGTCTGCGAGATGATCACCGCCCGCGCCATCGTCGAGCGCGACTCCAAGACCATGGAGATGATCACGTTCGGCGAGCACGAGCACCCGCGCTCGTTGCAGCTCTACGGCGTCGAGCCCACCTCGATGAGCGAGGCGACCAAGCTGATCGTCGGCGAGGACCGCGCCGACCACATCGACATGAACTTCGGCTGCCCCGTCCCCAAGGTCACCCGCAAGGGTGGCGGGGCGGCGCTGCCGTACAAGCGGCAGTTGTTCCGGCAGATCGTGCGCGCCGCCGTCCGGGCCGCCGAGCCAGCCGGGGTGCCGGTCACCGTCAAGTTCCGGATCGGGATCGACGACGAGCACCTCACCTACCTGGACGCGGGGCGGATCGCCGAGGACGAGGGCGCGCGGGCCGTCGCGCTGCACGCCCGCACGGCCGCCCAGCGGTACTCGGGGCAGGCCGACTGGACCGCGATCGCCCGGCTCAAGGAGGCCGTGACGAGCGTCCCGGTGCTCGGCAACGGCGACATCTTCAGCGCCCAGGACGCCCTCGACATGGTCGCCCGGACGGGGTGCGACGGCGTCGTCGTCGGGCGCGGGTGCCTGGGTCGGCCCTGGCTGTTCGGGGAGCTCCAGGCGGCGTTCCGGGGCGAACCGGTCCCGGTCGGGCCGTCGCTCGGGCGGGTCGCGGAGATCCTCGGGCGGCACGGGCGGTTGCTCGCGGCGCACCTCGGTGAGGAGAAGGGGCTGCGGGACCTGCGCAAGCACATGGCCTGGTACCTGAAGGGGTTCCCGGTGGGCGCCGAGCTGCGGCGCAGCCTCGCCATGGTCTCGACGCTCACCGAGCTGGACGACCTGCTCGGCGGGCTCGACCCGGAGGCGGCGTTCCCGCCGGACGCCGAGGGGCCGCGCGGCCGGCAGGGGTCGCCCGCGAAGGTCGTGCTGCCGGAGGGCTGGCTGGACGACCCCGAGGACGCGATGACGCCGTCCGCCGAAGACATGCACTCGGGCGGCTGA